A segment of the Desulfurococcus mucosus DSM 2162 genome:
GTCCTCCTCCTCGGGAGACTCCTGGGGCTGGCTGCAAGCAAGTACGCCGGGCTATACGCTGTGGCAACGGAGACCTATGCAGCTGAGACGAGGGGTGGGGAGAGCCGGGCGGATGTTGTCATAGGTGGATCCATGAGTGACATAGACTATGTTAAAGTACAGTCACCGGATATAGCTGTCTTCATGTACCCCTTCAACATCGAGAAGTACAGGCAGCTCCTGAAGCCTGAAAGCAGGGTGTTCATAGATGAGGAATATGTTAAACCCGACTTCTTCAAGGGCTTCAAGCTCTACTCACAGAGGTATAGTGGACTAGCCGAGTCCACTGTGGGGAGCAGCAGGGTTGCAAACATGGTGATAGCCGGTCACATAGCGAGGGCCACAGGCATACTTAGCCTAGAGGACTTGAAGAAAACCGTCATCGACCTAACTCCTGAGCGATGGCATCAAGCGAATATAAAGGCGCTTGAACTAGGGTTCTCCCTACCAGTCTAGCATGTTTTAAAAGTGGACCGGCCGGGACTTGAACCCGGGACCTCCGCCTTGCGAGGGCGGCGCTCTTCCAGCTGAGCTACCGGCCCACCGCTACCCGTTGATCCAACCCGGGGCTTTTAACCCTTGCCACAGTGCCACCGGGAGTGGTTTCTTGAAGCCGGTTTAACACAGCTATATGAATGCATCCCTGCACTTGTAGAGAAGGTATGTGGCTGCTGAAAGCATTAGCACACGATCACGCTCCCGGCAAGGTAGAGTGCTAGTATGAAGTAGACGAGGCCCGCCGGCAACCCGTATTCGCCTGCGAGTACTGAGGCCTCCGCGGGGTTGGTGAAGGCGTAGACGGCGTAGCCCAGTATCCAGGTGAATATCACCAGAGGGAGCGGCATTGAGGCATATGCCAGCATGAGCCCGGTTGAACGCCTCTTCTTCATCATGGACATAGCCATCAAGGCTGGGAGCGCCAGCATCAGTGCTGACACAGCGTATGCCTGTGCAAAGGTGCCGGCCAGTATGAAGAAGAGGATCATGCCGGTCAAGTAGTACCTGTATCCTTTCCTGACAAGCCTTATCCTGTCTGTGAAATCATAGGGTGCCATCTTACACCATTTCACAAGCGTGTCGAGCTCCTTCACGAGGTCGCCGGGCAAACCCTCCCCGCTTGCCTCGAGCACCCTGGAGGCAAGGTCCCTTGCCTTCTTATTTATCAGTCTAGCCAGCTCAACGTTGTCAACGGTTATCTCCCTTCCAGCGGATTCAAGGGATGCAAGGGCTTCCTCAAGCCTCCTCCTCAACCTTGGGTCGCTCAGCCGCCTTGATGCAAGCATCCTCCTCAAGGCGTCGGCGGCATCGTTTAACAGTATAGTGCTCTCCAAAGCGTTAACCCTCCTCCAGCACTATGAGTCCGGCAACTAGACCGCGATACCCCGTCGCGTCCCCCACGGGGAAACAACCTCTCTGCAAACAAGCCGGATTCATACATCAACGCCACCCTGATCCACGGGCCGCCTCCCATAGTCAAGGTATCCGGGTTGGAGACCGTGATAAATGCTCACGGTGCACGGGTTTAAAAATAGCTGAGGGGAGAGGGGAAAAAGACTTAGGTTTTAGTCTTCTTCCCGCCTCCGAACTGCTTCCAGAGGCACCAGGCTGCCAACCCCAGTATGAAGATCCATGAGGCCAGCATGAATGCCACGGCTGAGGGATCCATGCTACCACCCCTCTACTCCACCACGATTATCTTCCTGTTCTCCGCTAGCTCCCTAGCGTACTTCCTCTTGATGCCGTAATATGTTTCAATAGCACCTATCAGCAGTGCAATGAGTATGGCTACCCTGGCGCCAACGATTAACGGGTCGCTCTGCGCGAAGACCCCTGACTTATAGTAGTCTATGGTTGTCCCAACGAGGAGTATCAGTATGTAGGCTGGTGTCAGAGTCATCAATATGTACTTGAATACCTCGGGGACCCTTATCAATGCACCGTTATGGAGCTCCCTCCACAGGTTGCCGGGTTTAAACAGGTATACGGCTACGATCACATCGAATAAGCCTAGTAGCACGAGTAGGTAGGAGCCAACCCAGTTGTCGAGCTCGCCGAAGTATGTGAGGGAGGGGTCGAGTGCAACCGGTAGCCCTAGCAGCAGGTATACTATGAAGACTACTACAGCGGCAACCTTACGCTTAACGCCGAGATCCTCCTCTAGCAGTGCAACCAGGTAGTTGTACATTGCTATAGCCGAGGTCCATCCAGCGAAGAATAATAGGAGGAACCAGAGGACGCCGAAGACTCTTCCAGCCTCCCCGAGCGATGTGA
Coding sequences within it:
- a CDS encoding 2-oxoacid:acceptor oxidoreductase family protein, which gives rise to MKVEILIIGRGGQGVLLLGRLLGLAASKYAGLYAVATETYAAETRGGESRADVVIGGSMSDIDYVKVQSPDIAVFMYPFNIEKYRQLLKPESRVFIDEEYVKPDFFKGFKLYSQRYSGLAESTVGSSRVANMVIAGHIARATGILSLEDLKKTVIDLTPERWHQANIKALELGFSLPV